Proteins from one Deinococcus sp. AB2017081 genomic window:
- a CDS encoding DUF4132 domain-containing protein codes for MVSYWGPTAEKYPWWALVANTLTPELNPGEAWSDAFLTRLDTLPAEQRQPWPALVAFARTASAGKPTAKWLKDAEKHLNAVGAAPFREVLTAALPLLPRPRTFRLNPVQYGGDPNLMLDEFNALSLKGLLWMVPLVADDALIRVVAGVVESALKKVPGVGPRAPKIANAAVYALSRTESGAALSALARLATTVTFKGTLKEVQKGLDVVAERLNVTPDELLELGVPTLGLTAVGERTDMLGDVEARLTMDAAGAHLGFSRDGKTMKSVPAAVKKDYAEELADLKAAQKEAEKSVVALSQRLDTLMIQPRMWAGEAWLERYLNHPLAGTVARRLIWVVDGVPALWADGEMRNVQGESVPILPTAVIRLWHPLGRAVEEVLAWRRRLETLDIRQPFKQAWREVYVLTDAERRTNTYSNRFAGHILRQHQFHALAALRGWRNRLRLMVDDSYPPAMRDLLAYGLRAEYWIEGVGENYGEDSTESGSYLRLSTDQVRFYPQGAPENHAHAGGGGYTMWVNQTQQPVAPLPLSQIPPLALSEVLRDVDLFVGVASVGNDPTWQDGGPGGRFREYWQSYSFGELTETAKTRAAYLERLIPRLKIRDRLTLDGRFLRVQGNRRAYRIHLGSANILMEPNDQYLCIIPGGKGSGLDVEFDGDRVLSLVLSKAFLLADDTAITDPVILQQLGR; via the coding sequence ATGGTCTCCTACTGGGGGCCAACCGCCGAGAAATACCCGTGGTGGGCACTCGTTGCGAACACCCTCACCCCCGAACTCAACCCCGGCGAGGCGTGGTCGGACGCCTTCCTGACCCGCCTGGACACTCTTCCCGCCGAGCAGCGGCAGCCCTGGCCCGCGCTGGTGGCCTTCGCGCGCACGGCGTCTGCGGGGAAGCCCACGGCGAAATGGCTGAAAGACGCCGAGAAGCACCTGAACGCCGTCGGCGCGGCGCCGTTCCGCGAGGTGCTGACGGCCGCGCTGCCGCTGCTGCCCCGGCCGCGTACCTTTCGCCTGAATCCCGTCCAGTACGGCGGCGATCCAAACCTGATGCTCGACGAATTCAACGCGCTGTCGCTCAAGGGCCTGCTGTGGATGGTGCCCCTGGTGGCCGACGACGCACTGATCCGGGTGGTGGCCGGCGTGGTGGAATCGGCGCTGAAGAAGGTGCCGGGCGTCGGCCCCCGTGCGCCGAAGATCGCCAACGCTGCGGTGTATGCCCTGTCGCGCACCGAGTCCGGCGCGGCCCTGTCGGCACTGGCGCGGCTGGCGACGACCGTGACCTTCAAGGGGACCTTGAAGGAAGTACAGAAGGGGCTGGACGTGGTGGCGGAGCGCCTGAACGTCACGCCGGACGAGCTGCTGGAACTGGGCGTACCCACCCTGGGCCTGACGGCAGTGGGCGAGCGCACGGACATGCTGGGCGACGTGGAGGCGCGGCTGACCATGGACGCGGCCGGTGCCCACCTGGGCTTCAGCCGGGACGGCAAGACCATGAAAAGCGTCCCGGCAGCTGTGAAGAAGGACTACGCCGAGGAACTGGCCGACCTGAAGGCCGCGCAGAAGGAGGCCGAGAAGTCCGTGGTGGCGCTGTCGCAGCGGCTCGACACTCTGATGATCCAGCCGCGCATGTGGGCCGGCGAGGCGTGGCTGGAGCGCTACCTGAACCACCCGCTGGCCGGCACGGTGGCGCGGCGGCTGATCTGGGTGGTGGACGGCGTGCCCGCGCTGTGGGCGGATGGTGAGATGCGGAACGTACAGGGAGAGAGCGTTCCCATCCTGCCGACCGCTGTAATCCGGCTGTGGCATCCTCTCGGGCGGGCGGTGGAGGAGGTGCTGGCGTGGCGTCGCCGGCTGGAAACGCTGGACATCCGCCAGCCGTTCAAGCAGGCGTGGCGCGAGGTCTACGTGCTGACCGACGCCGAGCGGCGCACGAATACGTATTCCAACCGCTTCGCGGGGCACATCCTGCGCCAGCACCAGTTCCACGCGCTGGCGGCGCTGCGCGGCTGGCGCAACCGGCTGCGGCTGATGGTAGACGATTCGTACCCGCCCGCCATGCGCGACCTACTCGCGTACGGCCTGCGGGCGGAATACTGGATCGAGGGCGTGGGCGAGAACTATGGCGAGGACAGCACCGAGTCCGGCAGTTACCTGCGCCTGAGTACCGATCAGGTGCGTTTCTACCCGCAGGGCGCTCCCGAGAACCACGCGCACGCCGGGGGCGGCGGGTACACCATGTGGGTGAACCAGACGCAGCAGCCCGTGGCCCCGCTGCCGCTCTCTCAGATTCCGCCCCTGGCGCTGTCGGAGGTGCTGCGCGACGTCGATCTGTTCGTGGGCGTGGCCTCGGTGGGCAATGATCCCACGTGGCAGGACGGCGGCCCCGGCGGACGTTTCCGTGAATACTGGCAGTCCTACTCGTTTGGCGAACTCACTGAGACGGCCAAGACCCGCGCCGCGTACCTGGAACGCCTGATCCCGCGCCTGAAGATCAGAGACCGCCTGACCCTGGACGGCCGCTTCCTGCGCGTGCAGGGCAACCGCCGCGCGTACCGGATTCACCTGGGCTCGGCCAACATCCTGATGGAGCCCAACGACCAGTACCTGTGCATCATCCCCGGTGGGAAGGGCAGCGGCCTCGACGTGGAGTTCGACGGTGACCGGGTGCTGTCGCTGGTGCTGTCCAAGGCGTTCCTGCTGGCCGACGACACGGCGATTACCGACCCGGTGATCCTCCAGCAGCTGGGGCGCTGA
- a CDS encoding metalloenzyme domain protein, with product MSGIVWLALDGVGHPADALPGSVWEQELPTLRPLVDAGHALDATLGVPGLPQSGTGQSCWLTGMDAVRLMGEHYGPHPGPTLQRLLAASSLPVRLAQAGAHVALANHYVPAYFESQATSPRRNRMGCFPYSFRAAGLPLNPPGVPGVGATLGLAFRAPWTPVEPLDAVIRVGSSLAAAARTHDLVAADLWFSDLLGHEGTEPVPGDALIAGRAYLARIDALLTGLLDAGARVALSSDHGNLEDLSVKSHTQARVPFTGTGVNLGSPADVVGGGRVIAEWFGLDGVETAEF from the coding sequence GTGAGCGGCATCGTGTGGCTGGCGCTGGACGGGGTGGGGCACCCGGCGGACGCGCTGCCCGGCAGTGTGTGGGAGCAGGAGCTGCCCACACTGCGCCCGCTGGTGGATGCCGGACATGCCCTGGACGCCACACTGGGTGTACCGGGCCTGCCGCAGTCCGGCACCGGGCAGAGTTGCTGGCTGACCGGTATGGACGCCGTCCGCCTGATGGGCGAGCACTACGGCCCGCACCCGGGGCCGACGCTGCAGCGGCTGCTCGCGGCCTCGTCGCTGCCGGTGCGGCTGGCCCAGGCCGGGGCACACGTGGCGCTGGCAAACCACTACGTGCCCGCGTATTTCGAGTCTCAGGCCACGTCGCCGCGCCGCAACCGCATGGGCTGTTTTCCGTACTCGTTCCGGGCGGCGGGACTGCCGCTGAATCCGCCGGGCGTGCCGGGGGTGGGGGCCACGCTGGGCCTCGCCTTCCGGGCGCCGTGGACGCCGGTGGAGCCGCTGGACGCGGTCATCCGGGTGGGCAGCAGCCTGGCCGCCGCTGCCCGGACGCACGACCTGGTCGCGGCCGACCTGTGGTTCAGCGACCTGCTGGGGCACGAGGGCACCGAGCCCGTGCCCGGAGACGCACTGATCGCTGGCCGGGCCTACCTGGCGCGGATCGACGCCCTGTTGACCGGTCTGCTGGACGCCGGCGCGCGGGTGGCGCTGAGCAGCGATCACGGCAATCTGGAAGACCTGTCGGTCAAGAGCCACACCCAGGCCCGCGTGCCGTTCACCGGAACGGGGGTCAACCTCGGCTCCCCGGCGGACGTGGTGGGGGGAGGCCGGGTCATCGCAGAGTGGTTCGGGCTGGACGGCGTGGAGACCGCTGAATTTTAA
- a CDS encoding DNA-3-methyladenine glycosylase family protein, which yields MSVVTLTLPVMPPFDFSHTLTFLTGFPPTQGEQDTVSELRGATRLHGQTVGFVVRAGGGGLDVSLHPERPLEAAQVQALRERIAFFLGADVDLKPFYTLAGPDDAMGPVVRALHGFHQPRFLTPFEVACWAVLTQRQPLAQARRMKRTLSDAHGGTWEDHPAFPEPGDLAGLSPEDFHALIPNERKARSLHAVTQAFQGVQTADLAAAPYDGVRDWLLGLPGIGEWSALFVLLRGLGRVERLYGNTGTPLLQELLRAARPMYGDLSPQQLWAIADRYGEQQGQWGIYLRSRSAFTPDRERAA from the coding sequence ATGAGCGTGGTCACGCTGACGTTGCCAGTCATGCCGCCCTTCGACTTCAGCCACACGCTGACTTTCCTGACCGGCTTTCCACCCACGCAGGGCGAGCAGGATACGGTCAGCGAGCTGCGGGGGGCCACGCGCCTGCACGGGCAGACCGTGGGCTTTGTGGTGCGTGCGGGCGGCGGGGGGCTGGACGTGAGCCTGCATCCGGAACGCCCCCTGGAGGCTGCCCAGGTGCAGGCACTGCGCGAGCGGATCGCCTTCTTCCTGGGGGCGGACGTGGATCTGAAGCCCTTCTATACGCTGGCTGGGCCGGACGACGCGATGGGGCCCGTCGTCCGGGCGCTGCACGGTTTCCACCAGCCGCGCTTCCTAACACCCTTCGAGGTCGCATGCTGGGCGGTGCTCACGCAGCGCCAGCCGCTGGCTCAGGCGCGGCGCATGAAGCGGACGCTTTCGGACGCGCACGGGGGCACGTGGGAGGATCACCCGGCCTTCCCGGAGCCGGGCGATCTGGCTGGGCTGAGCCCCGAAGACTTCCACGCCCTGATCCCGAACGAGCGCAAGGCCCGGAGCCTGCACGCGGTCACGCAGGCGTTCCAGGGGGTGCAGACTGCCGACCTGGCCGCCGCCCCGTACGACGGAGTGCGGGACTGGCTGCTGGGCCTCCCCGGCATCGGGGAGTGGAGTGCGCTCTTTGTCCTGCTGCGCGGGCTGGGGCGCGTGGAACGCCTGTACGGGAACACCGGAACCCCTCTGCTGCAAGAACTCCTGCGGGCGGCCCGGCCCATGTACGGTGACCTGAGCCCGCAGCAGCTGTGGGCCATTGCCGACAGGTACGGCGAGCAGCAGGGCCAGTGGGGCATCTACCTGCGCAGCCGTTCCGCCTTCACGCCAGACCGGGAGCGTGCCGCATGA
- a CDS encoding phosphoribosylanthranilate isomerase: MIRVKICGTTSVHDALLSAEAGADALGFIFAPVSKRLVSAQVAREASLSVGPVVARVGVFLNQGLDEVLRTAEAARMSAVQLHGPLSRLYVQQVAAYYPVLRVVRPADLAAEAGVWTGISGVTLMLDAPEPGGGVPLDWEALRPHFPPGAWLAGGLGPANVARAIQALRPAAVDAVSRLEVSPGRKDPDAVRAFVQTVRTAESESYPQ; this comes from the coding sequence GTGATCCGCGTGAAGATCTGCGGCACCACGTCCGTCCACGACGCGCTGCTCAGTGCCGAGGCCGGTGCAGACGCGCTGGGCTTCATCTTCGCGCCGGTCAGCAAGCGGCTCGTGTCGGCGCAGGTGGCCCGCGAGGCCAGCCTGAGCGTCGGCCCCGTCGTGGCGCGGGTGGGCGTGTTCCTGAACCAGGGGCTGGACGAGGTGCTCCGCACGGCCGAGGCCGCCCGCATGAGCGCCGTGCAGCTTCACGGCCCGCTGTCAAGACTTTACGTCCAGCAGGTCGCCGCGTATTATCCCGTTCTGCGCGTCGTGCGCCCCGCCGATCTGGCGGCGGAAGCGGGCGTGTGGACGGGCATTTCCGGCGTCACCCTGATGCTGGACGCGCCTGAACCGGGGGGCGGCGTGCCGCTGGACTGGGAGGCCCTGCGCCCCCACTTCCCGCCCGGTGCGTGGCTGGCCGGTGGCCTCGGTCCCGCGAACGTCGCCCGGGCGATCCAGGCCCTGCGCCCTGCGGCCGTGGACGCCGTGAGCCGCCTGGAAGTGTCGCCGGGCCGGAAGGATCCAGACGCTGTGCGCGCCTTTGTGCAGACCGTCCGGACAGCCGAAAGCGAGAGTTATCCACAGTGA
- a CDS encoding VOC family protein, producing the protein MTLNYVSILVSDMARSLAFYRTLGLPIPEDVDTAQGHVEIEVGGLRIAWETEALMRGLNPGWIRPDAGGRIGIGVQATSPAGVDDAMTRLRAAGYDAPEPFDAPWGQRYATVTDPDGTGVDVFAWRADAG; encoded by the coding sequence ATGACCCTGAACTACGTGAGCATCCTCGTGTCCGACATGGCCCGGTCGCTGGCCTTCTACCGCACGCTGGGCCTGCCCATCCCGGAGGACGTGGACACGGCACAGGGCCACGTCGAGATCGAGGTCGGCGGGCTGCGGATCGCGTGGGAGACCGAGGCGCTGATGCGCGGGCTGAACCCCGGCTGGATTCGCCCGGACGCCGGGGGCCGGATCGGCATCGGGGTGCAGGCCACGTCGCCCGCCGGAGTGGACGACGCCATGACCCGCCTGCGGGCCGCCGGGTACGATGCCCCGGAGCCCTTCGACGCCCCATGGGGCCAGCGTTACGCGACGGTGACCGACCCGGACGGAACCGGCGTGGACGTCTTCGCATGGAGGGCTGACGCGGGCTGA
- a CDS encoding VOC family protein: MKTDLSFVTLHTADYAAALAFFTDVLGFEVTEERPGANAFVPSGGAGLALRTSPVLQPPLGTGVTVYFTVPDVQAYHDQVAGRGATISEPLHDMPFGRTFTAQSPDGHQLGFWQAPA, encoded by the coding sequence ATGAAGACAGACCTGAGCTTCGTGACGCTGCACACCGCCGACTACGCCGCCGCCCTGGCCTTCTTCACAGATGTGCTCGGCTTCGAGGTCACCGAGGAACGCCCCGGCGCGAACGCCTTTGTACCGTCGGGCGGGGCCGGGCTGGCCCTGCGGACGAGTCCAGTACTACAGCCGCCGCTGGGTACGGGTGTGACCGTGTACTTCACGGTGCCCGACGTGCAGGCCTACCACGACCAGGTGGCGGGGCGCGGCGCGACCATCAGCGAGCCGCTGCACGACATGCCCTTCGGGCGGACATTCACGGCGCAGTCGCCCGACGGGCACCAGCTCGGCTTCTGGCAGGCGCCGGCATGA
- a CDS encoding winged helix-turn-helix transcriptional regulator: MESHAMDGVPRPAGTPWPKATPDVEALVREMIGRVADKWTLLILEVLEEHGTLRFTQVGEHVGGISQKMLTKTLRQMESDGLLTRTVYPVIPPRVDYTLTPLGLSLSEAFCAVWEWAEAHHAEVMAARQTFAAQAGTPEWMHDPQLPSVQDRP, encoded by the coding sequence GTGGAAAGTCATGCCATGGACGGCGTGCCGCGCCCGGCCGGCACCCCGTGGCCCAAGGCCACCCCGGATGTCGAGGCGCTGGTGCGCGAGATGATCGGCCGGGTGGCCGACAAGTGGACACTCCTGATCCTGGAGGTGCTGGAGGAACACGGCACGCTGCGCTTCACGCAGGTCGGCGAGCACGTGGGCGGGATCAGCCAGAAGATGCTGACCAAGACCCTGCGGCAGATGGAATCCGACGGGCTGCTCACGCGCACCGTGTACCCGGTGATCCCGCCCCGCGTGGACTACACCCTGACCCCACTGGGCCTGAGCCTGAGCGAGGCCTTCTGCGCGGTGTGGGAGTGGGCCGAGGCCCACCACGCCGAGGTGATGGCCGCCCGGCAGACCTTCGCTGCACAGGCCGGCACGCCAGAATGGATGCATGATCCGCAGCTTCCGTCAGTCCAGGACAGGCCGTGA
- a CDS encoding putative quinol monooxygenase has product MFYEFRRYTTRPGQRDTWVQVMQGEILPYQTAQGMTYVASFTDDTDPDTYCWIRRFDSEAQRQELYAAVYDTDTWRALLARHGHLLAAEPHVTRLVPTAHSPLL; this is encoded by the coding sequence ATGTTCTACGAGTTCCGCCGGTACACCACACGGCCCGGCCAGCGCGACACCTGGGTGCAGGTCATGCAGGGCGAGATCCTGCCCTACCAGACCGCGCAGGGCATGACCTACGTCGCGTCCTTCACGGACGACACCGACCCCGACACCTACTGCTGGATCCGCCGCTTCGACAGCGAGGCACAGCGCCAGGAACTGTACGCCGCCGTGTACGACACCGACACCTGGCGCGCGCTGCTGGCGCGGCACGGCCATCTGCTGGCCGCTGAACCCCACGTCACCCGCCTCGTGCCCACCGCCCACTCTCCCCTGCTGTAA
- a CDS encoding SDR family oxidoreductase, which yields MTGNTILITGGASGIGLGLAQAFHERGNTVLIAGRRQRTLDEAVAAHPGLHPYVLDVTDPASIAALAARVTAEHPVLNVLINNAGIMQAEDILTATDTAVAEHTVTTNLLGPIRLTHALLPHLLAQPRPVIVNVSSGLASVPLAATPTYSATKAAIHSYTESLRHQLRDTPAQVLELTPPAVGTDLMPGHRDSPHSMPLDAYIAEVMQIMETQPEAPEICVQNVRFLRDAVATGTYDRVFQGINSR from the coding sequence ATGACCGGCAACACCATCCTGATCACCGGCGGGGCCTCGGGCATCGGCCTGGGACTGGCGCAGGCCTTCCACGAACGCGGCAATACCGTGCTGATCGCCGGACGCCGCCAGCGCACGCTGGACGAGGCCGTCGCGGCGCACCCGGGGCTGCACCCGTACGTGCTGGACGTGACCGATCCGGCGTCCATCGCGGCCCTGGCTGCGCGTGTCACTGCCGAGCACCCCGTCCTGAACGTCCTGATCAACAACGCCGGCATCATGCAGGCCGAGGACATCCTGACGGCGACCGACACGGCGGTGGCCGAGCATACCGTGACCACCAACCTGCTGGGGCCGATCCGGCTGACGCACGCCCTGCTGCCGCACCTGCTGGCACAGCCACGACCGGTGATCGTGAACGTGTCGTCCGGACTGGCCTCGGTGCCGCTGGCCGCCACGCCGACCTACAGCGCCACCAAGGCCGCGATCCACTCGTACACCGAGTCGCTGCGGCATCAGCTGCGGGACACGCCCGCGCAGGTGCTGGAACTCACGCCGCCGGCCGTCGGCACGGATCTGATGCCCGGCCACCGCGACAGCCCCCATAGCATGCCGCTGGACGCGTATATCGCCGAGGTCATGCAGATCATGGAGACGCAGCCGGAGGCCCCCGAGATCTGTGTGCAGAACGTGCGCTTCCTGCGCGACGCCGTGGCGACCGGCACCTACGACCGGGTGTTCCAGGGCATCAACAGCCGCTGA
- a CDS encoding VOC family protein, with product MHTNLDFIALHTTDLTAARQYYTGVLGFETTSGPPTAAVFTQAGGATLAVREPLPHEPQDHLGAGVSVWFGVPDADAYHARIAAAGAQVIQPPQDGPFGRMFSVRTPDGHTLTFHQTPA from the coding sequence ATGCACACGAATCTCGATTTCATCGCCCTGCACACCACCGACCTCACCGCCGCCCGCCAGTACTACACCGGGGTTCTGGGCTTCGAGACCACCTCTGGCCCGCCCACTGCGGCGGTCTTCACTCAGGCTGGTGGAGCGACGCTGGCTGTCCGTGAGCCCCTGCCGCACGAACCGCAGGATCACCTCGGCGCAGGCGTCAGCGTGTGGTTCGGGGTGCCGGACGCCGATGCGTACCATGCCCGGATCGCGGCAGCGGGCGCACAGGTCATCCAGCCCCCGCAGGACGGCCCCTTCGGGCGGATGTTCAGCGTCCGCACGCCGGACGGTCACACCCTGACGTTCCACCAGACGCCGGCGTGA